The following proteins come from a genomic window of Xiphophorus couchianus chromosome 19, X_couchianus-1.0, whole genome shotgun sequence:
- the manba gene encoding beta-mannosidase, with the protein MAQVRTPLSWGLLWLAVGVLPALFSAEEQRLELSLNGKWRLSNSNGSLLLPAEVPGCVHSALRRQQYIQDPYFRFNDVSYRWIALDNWTYTTTFTASPQIRFKQKALLIFDGVDTVASISLNGIVLGKTDNMFRRYDFSVRDLLKDGENVLEVAFLSPVLYAAERRRAHSSYAVPPECPPDVQKGECHVNFIRKEQSSFSWDWGPSFPTMGLWKGVRLEAFDILQLIQLSSLPLYNRSSSQWRLQVELLVDAAQSFHGKVEISVSELNSKRAAPTTFLQGKFNYNFTLNINQIREVKLWWPSGLGDQPAYLLTVRAFLGTFLILHKESKVFFRTVELIQEPVVGSPGLSFYFRVNDRPVFLKGSNWIPVHSFQDQVTPASLRNLLQSAVDANMNALRVWGGGVYEQDLFYDICDELGVMVWQDFMFACAMYPTEDDFVQTVREEVVQQVQRLKSHPSIIIWSGNNENEAALATNWFNIPASLKPTYVNDYVTLYVNNIRQIVQQEDPSRPFLVSSPTNGAESEQEGWVAANPYDPRYGDVHFYSYVLDCWDWKTFPRTRFASEYGFQSWPSFSTLQPVSVQEDWSYSSNFSSHRQHHDDGNRQMLQQAALHFILPNSTFPLKRFTDTLYITQVMQAECVKTQTEFYRRSRSEIIEGKGHTMGALYWQLNDIWQAPSWSSIEFGGKWKMLHHFAQNFFAAVLPVGFEDDDTLLVYAVSDLSRDLELRAVVTVYSWADLDSVCTLTSNPLLVSGGGAAVIYKQSVAALLAGCGHCTRLTCLLTFHLQDEGGAQHGPTNRHFLCSPKDAVGLQRPNITVKVQEDESGFAVTLHSAAVAPFVWLDVGNVPGRFSSNGFLMVTRNATVRFEAWRATSVGELSGSLTVTTLTDVY; encoded by the exons GACCCATATTTCAGGTTTAACGATGTTTCGTACCGATGGATCGCCCTCGACAACTGGACGTATACGACCACATTTACTGCGTCTCCTCAGATACG GTTCAAACAGAAGGCGCTGCTCATCTTCGACGGCGTGGACACAGTCGCGTCCATCTCTCTTAACGGGATCGTCCTGGGGAAGACGGACAACATGTTTCGCAGATAT GACTTCTCCGTCAGAGATCTGCTGAAAGACGGCGAGAACGTTCTGGAAGTGGCTTTCCTTTCTCCGGTCCTGTACGCCGCAGAGCGGCGGAGAGCTCACTCTTCCTACGCCGTTCCTCCCGAATGTCCGCCAGACGTCCAGAAAGGCGAATGTCACGTCAATTTCATTCGAAAA gagCAGAGCTCCTTCAGCTGGGACTGGGGCCCTTCCTTTCCCACCATGGGCCTTTGGAAAGGAGTCCGACTGGAGGCGTTCGACATCCTGCAGCTTATCCAgctttcctctcttcctctgtaCA ATCGCAGCTCGTCTCAGTGGAGGCTGCAGGTGGAGCTTCTGGTTGACGCAGCTCAGTCGTTCCACGGCAAAGTAGAAATCTCCGTATCCGAGCTGAACTCAAAACGAGCTGCCCCGACGACGTTCCTCCAGGGAAAGTTCAACTACAACTTCACCTTAAACATCAACCAG ATCAGAGAGGTGAAGCTCTGGTGGCCCAGTGGACTCGGCGATCAGCCCGCTTACCTGCTCACTGTCAGGGCTTTTCTGGGGACGTTTCTGATCCTGCACAAAGAGTCCAAG GTGTTTTTTCGCACTGTGGAACTCATCCAGGAGCCCGTCGTCGGATCCCCGGGCTTGAGCTTCTATTTCCGCGTCAACGACCGACCCGTTTTTCTCAAAGGATCCAACTGGATCCCAGTTCACTCCTTCCAGGACCAAGTGACACCTGCGAG CTTGAGAAACCTGCTGCAGTCGGCTGTCGACGCCAACATGAACGCGCTGCGGGTCTGGGGAGGAGGCGTGTATGAACAGGACCTGTTCTATGACATCTGCGATGAGCTGGGCGTCATG GTCTGGCAGGACTTCATGTTCGCCTGTGCCATGTATCCCACCGAGGACGACTTCGTTCAGACGGTGAGAGAAGAGGTGGTCCAGCAG gTGCAGCGCCTGAAGTCGCACCCTTCCATTATTATTTGGAGCGGGAACAACGAAAACGAAGCTGCCTTGGCGACGAACTGGTTCAACATCCCAGCTTCCCTAAAGCCGACCTACGTGAACGACTACGTGACTCTTTATGTGAACAACATCCGGCAGATCGTCCAGCAG GAGGACCCGAGTCGTCCGTTTCTCGTCTCCAGTCCGACCAACGGGGCTGAATCGGAGCAGGAGGGCTGGGTGGCGGCGAACCCATATGACCCCCGCTACGGAGACGTTCACTTCTACAGCTACGTCCTGGACTGCTGGGACTGGAAGACGTTCCCCCGGACGCGCTTTGCCTCCGAATACGGCTTCCAGTCCTGGCCGTCTTTCTCCACTCTGCAGCCG GTTTCCGTGCAAGAAGACTGGAGCTACAGCAGCAATTTCTCTTCCCACCGTCAGCATCACGACGACGGGAACCGCCAGATGTTGCAGCAGGCCGCTCTTCACTTCATCCTGCCCAACTCCACATTTCCCCTGAAGAGATTTACGGACACTCTGTACATCACTCAG GTCATGCAGGCCGAGTGTGTGAAGACGCAGACAGAGTTCTACCGGAGGAGTCGAAGTGAAATAATTGAGGGCAAAGGTCACACAATGGGCGCCCTCTACTGGCAGCTCAACGACATCTGGCAGGCGCCGTCCTGGTCATCAATCG AGTTCGGTGGGAAGTGGAAAATGTTGCACCACTTTGCTCAGAACTTCTTCGCCGCCGTCCTTCCTGTGGGTTTCGAAGACGACGACACGCTGTTGGTCTACGCCGTCTCTGATCTGAGTCGTGACCTGGAGCTCAGAGCTGTG gtcACAGTGTACTCCTGGGCTGACCTGGACTCTGTTTGCACGTTGACATCAAACCCGCTGCTGGTGTCCGGAGGCGGCGCTGCCGTCATTTACAAACAGTCTGTTGCCGCCCTGCTGGCCGGGTGCGGTCACTGCACCCGCCTCACCTGCCTTCTCACCTTCCACCTACAAGATGAAGGCGGCGCGCAGCACGGCCCAACCAACCGCCACTTCCTCTGCTCACCCAAAGACGCCGTGGGGCTGCAGAGACCCAACATTACT GTGAAGGTTCAGGAGGACGAGTCGGGCTTCGCGGTTACCCTCCACTCCGCCGCCGTGGCTCCTTTCGTCTGGCTGGACGTGGGAAACGTCCCCGGTCGCTTCAGCTCCAACGGCTTCCTGATGGTTACAAGAAACGCAACCGTCAGGTTTGAAGCCTGGCGAGCCACCAGTGTGGGAGAACTGTCCGGATCGCTCACCGTCACAACTTTAACGGACGTTTACTGA